tcgcgtggctcctcaagagccgtgctgcgcatgcgcgaggatcagtgatgtcacacagctggcgcatcggagccggcacctcccgtgcactccgccgctgccgcgcgcgactctctgccgctggtctgcgctttccagaggagtgacgtcgtagccgaggtagacgtactggcgccggcgcgcgcgcagctattcgccttcgctgtgcagtcgccgtctgacactgcgctggagccgcttgagagcgcctctgactggcgtttgccagtgtgatttagccatggagaaggagagcgcaaatgctgctcaacggcgcagaagagcggaaaagctaactcatcggatcccgaagtagttgcctggcaaaataaatatatatgtgccacataatatgtataccatgtgtgtgtcattggagcagcagtaagcatgataatcaagctcatcctagacaatcaggaaagctaagaacaatcagctgaacctttgctaacgctacgttatcctggcatagccgagccactgcagcatttttttcgtttcctttatttcatctcctcctctccgcttctcATCTCCTGTcctcttcttttccttcctcctctccgcttcgccgagcagagttttcgtttaacgctcgcctATTTCCTCCTTCCCGGCTCCTCGCCTCAGCATTCCTCGTTTTACCAGGCTTTACCCTCTCGCAACACAGGCTTCAACGTCTTTCCCCACCGCTCTCCATCACTCTCCTTCGCTCCGCTCTCTCCCTCCACTGTCTTGGACCTACTGAACTCGGAAGTGGGGCTTTCCCAGTTGCCGTGGCGTTTGCCTGTTGAGGACGCCACCGGACTTACCTCgaacttaaacagctccgctgttagaaCTGAACGTAGCTTACATTAAGCGCATAAGAAAGCGTCTAGTTGTGGTCATACAGCCATACTAGCGGGATTCAAGCACTCCGTTCAGCTGCCATCTTGTTTGCAGGGCGAGGTAGCCTGTATTGTATTTGTCTCTGATGCTATcctctcgaagctgtctattttacGAGCTACGTGATAACTGCAATGAGACTCAAAATGACCGCTGTCCGCTGAGCTGCCTGTTTGGCCGTCTGTGGCAAGTATTGGAATACCCCTCCACCCATGGAAAACTTACAAAAAATacgcagagaaagagagatagcaaCGGAAGAAAGGCAGGATGCTTAACCAGACTAAACATTCTGGTTGGCCATCCCGCACTGAGGGATGGCTAAGGCAGAATAAATGAGGAGAAAATTAAAAGAAtaatcatggctgatccctccgtcataggagtcggtataacacgaaagtgaaacgtgtcttcacagaagtagtgcttattgtgtagtgatgtatgagagcttgtacaatgttcataggcgtgcgcagggttccctttcggggtgggtggggggggggggtgaaggtttgtcgtagcgcccccctccctaatattaactcaatgtatggggcagactttgcgtccTACCGTCTTAGGTGACTATGGGGGAGGGGCGCCCCCCAGTCACctaatcgggggggggggggggcggaacaACCCCGCCAACAGAGATCACCGCGAAGAGGAAATGTGTgggagatataaggcgcgtttttgGAGTATCGtgcatctgcctcggtagcttGACGATGAGCGCCGGGCGCTCATCGTCATAAACCAAGCGGTCGAAGGTTTGATTCCCCGCAGGGGAACTTTTTCTTACACTTAttcctttctcatccgttagcgtccactttgtcaacgtcatatccgtgacgaaaatacgtcactaaagtcttggtggaccccggcataaaacaccttcgtgtcaAAAAATGAAATTACTCTGCATTCTATTGCTGTTCATTCAATACCAACATTTTCACAAGCGCACTAATGCTGTTAAAACAGATCCGGTTGAAACCGCCATTGGTGCACGGGTGAATATGCGTTACGTCAGATCAGGGCTggacaaagatactttgaaattgtgtcgCGAAACGATAAAAGATACTCGAgcaagaaatatttgagatacagatacaatataCTTCCGGAATTATTATATCCGATACGATAAGTGCCAATTGTATATTAAGATACTTCCATACATTTGCACATTTGTTATTATAGatgtatataatgaagcagcaaaggcccaCGTACAAAAATGGTTACTTGGAAATTTCTTAAGTGCGACGAACTTTGTTTAATTTAGCAAAAGACATGTTTGTTGCACAcgatttctgtctttcttgctcaaaatatattagtttcattccgaaacgaCTTTTTGGGATTTGTTTCGCTGCTCAACATGACAGCTCTTCAACCGCTGCGCTCTTAGTGGTTTCtacttgacacttttgtaattgatgggtgttcCTGCTCCACTTGACGACAAGCTAGccggttgccatctacttgcaagaacgtcattaaAACTGCctccgcacgacggcgcaaataccacGGTACCTAGAGCAGcagccgctcatttcgccacggtccaTGCGCCGGTTCTTCGCTGGAACCACGTTTGAGAGCGCTACCGTACGGCAGGGCACGTGGGCAGTAACGTGGTCATATTGCTCGGGCTTTcattaaacgccggaaaaaattACGAAGCAGCATGTACGTTCCCACAAAAAAATTAGATCGGTCGTTTCGGAAGGCCCCCTACAACATAACGAAACGCACTAGGCCCTAAAGTCAATATAAgaaatgttgcataattcatcttagtTAACTAATTACTAAATTAGGCGCGACATATATATACCCTAACGAAAGCTGCATGACGGCAAACCATGTGATATTCAGTTGAGGCTAACCACtattttgtaaatatttggttccatttacgtgaaacaccctctgtacgcacgatacaggcggcacccctaacagctatgacaatagagcatgatgtATCGTCAACTCGCATTTTAAGGTCAGACCACGGGGTCAGACAGTAGAAAATTCAATTGTAATGAAAAATAGCATAAAACGGCTCGTGGGGACGCGAATGAGAAAAACAGAGTAATTGGTATTACGTTTGTTAAATCCCCTTCCTACCATATTAGGATTTCTTCTTTTATTATCCAATagtataacgcaaactcaatttcgccatTTTGCTAAGTCGTAAGcataatttttgttactgtatgcactaggcacgctcagattattttaCATTTGTCCTTAACATCGCCGTGACGTAAAAGTAAACTCACATTGAATGTAAATAGTAGCAATggtgcagacagttaaaaaataaaaataaaacagagaacgtgttttagcagcaggttacaaaagatataATGCGATAAACAGATGGGCAAAAACTATGCAGCGGACTAGGTGGGATGAAAACGAAGGACAGCAAAGAgggcacttgtgctaacaatcaaattatcattaaaagaacttcttgaataattcagcaagaagaacaaagatacagtacgtcaaaatattttctgttacgtaaatgcttgttttattgcatgtAACATCGGCAACGATAATGCGACAGCtattagaatctcatttgcatataaatcAATCTCATCTTGTGTAAGTCGAGCACACCtcgacaagatctttcaaatcgctgatgtgtgaaagccgcgagatgCAAAACAGCCCCATTCTTGTATTCTTGAGGCTTACAACGATGCACCACGCaggacaaacttcgatagcgacagtatagcggcatgaGAATTTTTGGGAAAgatgccgcacgcattggagtacgcagcacggCACAGCGGCTACGAACTGTCATGGCACCCACACAACTGTCATGGCAcccacaaaaaaagagaaagaagaaatcggCAAAACAATAGctaggctgggcgtagacgttcgcgcgcttgtttttgtcgagaatggctcgagcgccatcgcatgactctgctccaccaacacGGACGCGTACGCGTCATCGCCTGTGCTCAttggagcactctggcggaaatatgAAAGATTTTCACTGTCGTTATTTTTATCtaggtgacttagtggcagcaattTCAGCTTGGGAGCCTGAATTCAGGTTCACGTTTGttctttcgcacggtggtgtttctatagcagtatcttgtatcttaagatacgcgatacattattgaatgaatcagaaatacagatacagatactcgttttgcgagacgtatcgagatgcagatacaagatacccaacgagtatctaagatagtatctaagatacatgcatcttcggCACTGCCCAGCACAGCGTCAGATAAAGAAGTTTGGAACGTGTACAAACTCCATCGCAACGCGCTAAAATTGAGCTTTGCATTTCAGATAGTTTTGGAATATTGAAGCATAGAAGTAGGTAAGTTCTGATGAACCAATATATTTGTCACAACAAGAAACACGTGCTTCGCCCACCGAATTTCGTTAAATAACGAATATATAAATCGCGAAACTCCATTTCACACAACATTGCGTTAAGTGAATGTAAGTAAGCGTCAAAATATCAGTGTGTTCAAACATTATTTCTGTAGAGATAGAATGCAACTTAAACACATTTGAGGAGAGTTTCCGACACATTGCCTTCAAGCTACACCGGTGAGCTAGTTCATCTTCAAGAGGATTGAAGAAGGAAAACGCTTTTCTTCACTGGCGAAACTATGCATGGACCTACGGTTTCTTTTTTGAGTAGGCTTGGACATAGAATATGGTGAACCACACAAAAAAGAGGATCGCCTGCGCTACCTCGAGCCACACGAAGAGCCCCACGTAGTTTCCCTTGGCGAACACCATGCCAAAGGCGTGCACGAGCAAAAGGACGAATTGCGAAATCTGCGTCATGGTCATGTACTTCTTCCACCACAGTAGCCGCTTGTAGGCGGGTCCAAGCGCCGCGAGGAAGTAGTACGTGTACATGAACACGTGCACAAACGTGTTCAGGCACCTGATGAACATCGCATGTGACTGGGCGCCGTACGTCACGTCCAACCACATGTTCCAGGCGACGATCACGTGGTGCACAACGTGGAGTGCGCTGATTTGCTGGTTCTTCTTGCGCAGCACAAAGAACACGGTGTCGGCGAGCTCGCACAGCTTGAACATGTAAAGCCACCAGGATAAGCGCAAGATCTCGCGGCTCGCAGCCGAGTCGGTCGTGTCGAGGCCCTGCAGAAAGGTGTAGCCAAGGTCCCAATACGCGAGCTTTACGAAGCGACACACGAAGAAGGCGCTGAGCAGGGTGGCCGACAGGTTGTAAACTAGGATGCAGGCTTTCAGGTCGAAGGGCTTGCGGCGGGACATCCAACGGGGACCAGCCAGCTTGACAAAGTACACGTAAGCGGCCGTGATCATGAGGACCGGCAGCGGATTGCCGGTCAGCGGCCAACCTTCAGACCGATGGTCGCGCTTCGGCAGCCACGTGTGGCTGGTGTCGTCAGCGAAGAACAGTGTCGACAAAGTCATCCCAGGTGCCATCACGCGTAGTCCACGGCGAAGGCAGGAAGAAGGCGGCAATATCCGTTCCTCAGTGAGAGTCCTGCAAGATCACAAGAGCATACTGCCCACGGAAGGTCTTTCACCTTCTTCGGCACATAGCGATTCAAACGGCGACGCACCCCGCATTGCCACGTCGAAACGCCTGGGCTTTTCTTGTTTGGCTATAGCTCAGTATCTATAGCGACGTCAGAAGCGCATAGGAGAAAGCGGCAGGCGCGTACATACCCAGTCCGCGCAGTAGACTGGTCTGGAGTTTTATGGGCCTTTCGAGGGCCGGAAAAAGAAGAAGCGCAGGATCACGAGGCCTCCAGTTTTCTCTCCACACAGCCTGGCCCTGCCTTCTCTGTACGAAACAAGGATGAAAGGCGCGCTCGCGAGAGGCTGTCAGATGTTACAGTGTCGGCACTGTGGTATTTCCACGCAAGCCTCGATTGAGCGTAGCGGACGGAAGCGCCAGTGCATCGTGACACGTGAGGAACTAAGAGGGATGATTCGGTGGCCCATTATTCgctagagaaaaagaaataaagctgTCAAGGTGCGCGTGCGTCCAGGGGAAAGCCGTCGGCCCCACCCCGGTGGGCTGAGCACGCTGACCGATTTATCGCATTTCTACCTATCTCCGTTGACGTCTCGCCAGGAGGAAAATCTTTAGCCTATTCCTGCGGGACCAAGACGCCACGGTTTTAGCCCTGACAGGCTGTGGGTAACTTTGGCTGTGACCTCATTCGTATGACCGAAAACCGTGAAGAGCGGGTTGCGCGACGAAAAAACAAACTGCATTCAGGTAAGCTTTCGTGGCTCGTCAAGGAGCAAGACGGAAGCAAAAATAACCGCAATACATAGCCACGACGCATCAAGATGGACTTGCACATTGGATTTATTTCATGTTCGCTGTAATACTGTGGATGAAAAAAGAGATTTCGTTCCGTAAAGCGAGCTAATTTGCCCATAAGGTATAAAAATTTACCACCTTTCTATGTATATA
This window of the Rhipicephalus sanguineus isolate Rsan-2018 chromosome 2, BIME_Rsan_1.4, whole genome shotgun sequence genome carries:
- the LOC119381227 gene encoding elongation of very long chain fatty acids protein AAEL008004 gives rise to the protein MAPGMTLSTLFFADDTSHTWLPKRDHRSEGWPLTGNPLPVLMITAAYVYFVKLAGPRWMSRRKPFDLKACILVYNLSATLLSAFFVCRFVKLAYWDLGYTFLQGLDTTDSAASREILRLSWWLYMFKLCELADTVFFVLRKKNQQISALHVVHHVIVAWNMWLDVTYGAQSHAMFIRCLNTFVHVFMYTYYFLAALGPAYKRLLWWKKYMTMTQISQFVLLLVHAFGMVFAKGNYVGLFVWLEVAQAILFFVWFMIFYIQAYSKRKV